A single genomic interval of Arthrobacter methylotrophus harbors:
- a CDS encoding HlyD family efflux transporter periplasmic adaptor subunit, translated as MRSGTKHGSVPSENAPPAVEDSKSRFWRSRRVHIAVVAVLVTATAGIAIANNWPRESSGTPKLASSASTETAKVARQTLAEKVTVRGTLGYGPARDLASRAEGTVTALPPEGLTIAPGEVLYRINDHPVVLVPGLLPAWRTIEPGMGPGADVKQIETALAGWGYFSGTPDENFTAATGAAISGWRKDKGLSDARSLGFGDFVFAPGPIRAAANAVQVGSQVSAGTPVLKVTSPDRVVSVNFKPAEQALATVARAVHVNLPGKSSPGKITAVGAAKTTQENGKDVTTIPATIVLDATEDAGKLQEYPVSIDVSTDKRENVLTVPAAALIALRDGNLGVEVVHEGKPNDMVPVTTGLFAGGFVEVTGSGLEDGQDVVVPQS; from the coding sequence ATGAGAAGTGGCACCAAGCACGGCTCGGTACCAAGCGAGAACGCGCCGCCCGCCGTCGAAGATTCGAAGTCCCGGTTCTGGCGGTCGCGCAGGGTCCATATTGCTGTCGTAGCCGTATTGGTGACGGCCACGGCGGGGATAGCCATCGCGAACAACTGGCCAAGGGAGTCATCGGGCACCCCAAAATTGGCCAGCAGCGCTTCCACGGAAACGGCAAAAGTGGCACGGCAAACGCTTGCGGAAAAAGTCACCGTGCGCGGCACGCTCGGCTACGGTCCTGCCCGGGATCTGGCGTCCCGGGCCGAAGGGACGGTCACAGCCCTTCCTCCTGAAGGGCTGACGATTGCCCCCGGGGAGGTTTTGTACCGGATCAACGACCATCCTGTGGTGCTTGTCCCCGGCCTGCTTCCTGCATGGAGGACAATCGAGCCTGGAATGGGTCCCGGGGCCGATGTTAAGCAGATCGAGACGGCACTAGCTGGTTGGGGTTATTTTTCCGGGACCCCGGACGAGAATTTCACCGCTGCTACCGGAGCAGCTATCAGTGGGTGGCGCAAGGACAAAGGATTATCGGACGCGCGATCGCTGGGGTTTGGCGATTTTGTGTTCGCTCCCGGGCCGATTCGGGCCGCGGCGAATGCCGTTCAAGTCGGGTCCCAGGTCTCTGCTGGAACGCCAGTGCTGAAAGTGACTTCGCCGGACAGAGTGGTGAGCGTGAACTTCAAACCGGCCGAACAAGCTCTTGCCACCGTTGCTCGCGCAGTTCACGTCAATCTTCCGGGGAAGTCTTCCCCGGGGAAGATCACAGCAGTGGGGGCGGCGAAAACGACCCAAGAAAACGGGAAGGACGTCACAACAATCCCCGCCACCATCGTGTTGGACGCAACGGAAGACGCCGGGAAACTCCAGGAGTATCCGGTCTCTATTGATGTCAGCACCGATAAGCGCGAGAACGTCCTTACAGTCCCGGCCGCGGCCTTGATCGCACTGAGAGATGGGAACCTCGGAGTGGAAGTAGTACATGAAGGTAAACCAAATGACATGGTTCCCGTGACAACCGGCCTGTTCGCCGGCGGTTTTGTTGAAGTGACCGGTTCCGGGCTCGAAGACGGGCAAGACGTCGTGGTGCCTCAATCATGA
- a CDS encoding DUF1801 domain-containing protein, with protein MGDRNPEVDTWLQRYDNPHRELLGSIREFILSLDPRLSEAIKWQAPTFIYKGNIASFFPRSKKNVTLMFHQGASIADELGLLEGDGEVSRVARFVDDADFEAKKPALEAVVLGWIKDKG; from the coding sequence ATGGGCGATCGAAATCCGGAAGTGGACACTTGGCTTCAGCGCTACGACAACCCGCACCGCGAATTGCTCGGTAGCATCAGGGAATTCATCCTCTCCCTGGACCCTAGATTGTCTGAGGCCATCAAATGGCAGGCGCCCACCTTCATCTACAAGGGGAACATCGCCTCGTTCTTTCCGCGATCAAAGAAGAACGTCACCCTGATGTTCCACCAGGGCGCGTCAATCGCTGATGAACTGGGCCTGCTGGAGGGCGACGGCGAGGTTTCCCGGGTCGCGCGGTTCGTGGACGACGCCGATTTCGAGGCAAAGAAACCGGCGCTTGAAGCTGTGGTTTTGGGCTGGATCAAGGACAAGGGCTAG
- a CDS encoding 2-phosphosulfolactate phosphatase: protein MTTAAAVHRQLPFAVRFEWGLDGGRAVASGAQLAVVVDVLSFTTCVSVAVDRGAMVYPYLWKDAGAEDFAAHHGALLAGPRGGGGLSLSPSSLRDAPALGRVVLPSPNGSSIAYELSRDVPLIAAVSLRNAAATADWVAAELPRDAVVAVIAAGERWPGGSLRPAVEDQIGAGAFIAGLAAAGRGGFTPEDGKEGFSPEAEAAMAVFNASEPRLRDALQECSSGRELIGAGYPDDVEIAAELDAGVAVALLREGAFRQP, encoded by the coding sequence ATGACCACAGCGGCGGCGGTACACCGGCAGCTTCCGTTCGCGGTGAGGTTTGAATGGGGGCTCGACGGCGGCCGTGCCGTAGCGTCCGGGGCCCAACTCGCCGTGGTGGTTGACGTCCTCTCCTTCACCACATGTGTCAGTGTCGCCGTCGACCGCGGGGCGATGGTGTACCCCTACCTATGGAAAGATGCCGGAGCCGAGGATTTCGCAGCCCACCATGGTGCCCTGTTGGCCGGTCCAAGGGGAGGCGGTGGACTGAGCCTCTCGCCGTCGAGCCTGCGAGACGCCCCGGCCCTGGGCCGCGTGGTGCTGCCTTCGCCCAACGGATCGTCGATTGCCTACGAGCTCAGCCGGGACGTCCCGCTGATCGCGGCCGTGTCGCTGCGCAACGCAGCCGCCACGGCCGATTGGGTGGCGGCCGAACTACCCCGTGACGCGGTAGTGGCGGTGATCGCCGCCGGCGAGCGCTGGCCCGGCGGTTCGCTCCGGCCCGCTGTGGAGGATCAGATCGGGGCGGGCGCCTTCATCGCCGGACTCGCGGCCGCGGGGCGGGGCGGCTTCACCCCGGAAGACGGCAAGGAAGGTTTCTCTCCGGAGGCCGAGGCCGCGATGGCTGTCTTCAATGCTTCCGAGCCCCGACTCCGCGATGCTCTGCAAGAGTGTTCGAGCGGCCGGGAGCTGATCGGTGCCGGGTACCCCGACGACGTCGAGATCGCCGCCGAACTTGACGCCGGGGTCGCTGTGGCCCTGTTGAGGGAGGGTGCGTTCCGGCAACCCTGA
- a CDS encoding DUF4031 domain-containing protein produces MAVYLDPPLWPAHGTVFSHLVSDTSIEELHAFAEAAGIPERAFDGDHYDVPERRYQDLLSAGAIPVEARILVRKLIASGLRIPARERSKALTVPLLERWNSTLPGHEELGFELLERWGEGHRKYHSRTHLLAVLEALDLLTGPALTPRPVTLAAWFHDAVYEGIAGHDEEQSATLAEDRLAIAGLPKAVVDEVARLVRLTSTHSPEPGDHAGALLCDADLSILGAEPAAYARYLSAVRQDYAHVSDADFAAGRASVVRQLLALDPLFHSERAKGLWLDAARRNLAAELS; encoded by the coding sequence ATGGCTGTATACCTCGATCCGCCGCTGTGGCCCGCGCACGGGACCGTGTTCTCCCACCTCGTCTCGGACACTTCGATTGAGGAGCTGCACGCCTTCGCCGAGGCCGCGGGGATTCCGGAGCGGGCCTTCGACGGCGACCACTACGACGTCCCGGAGCGCCGCTACCAGGACCTCCTGTCCGCCGGCGCCATACCCGTGGAGGCCCGCATCTTGGTCCGCAAGCTGATCGCGAGCGGTTTGCGGATCCCTGCCCGCGAACGGAGCAAAGCCCTCACGGTACCCCTTCTGGAGCGCTGGAATTCAACGCTTCCGGGGCATGAGGAGCTGGGTTTCGAGCTCCTGGAACGCTGGGGCGAAGGGCACCGGAAGTATCACAGCCGCACGCATTTGTTGGCCGTCCTCGAAGCTTTGGACCTCCTCACCGGGCCCGCGCTCACCCCGCGCCCGGTAACCCTCGCCGCATGGTTCCACGACGCCGTCTATGAGGGAATCGCGGGGCACGACGAAGAACAATCGGCCACGTTGGCCGAGGACCGGCTCGCCATAGCAGGCCTTCCGAAGGCAGTGGTTGACGAGGTCGCCCGGCTCGTCAGGCTGACTTCCACGCACAGCCCCGAACCAGGAGATCACGCCGGCGCGCTCCTGTGCGACGCCGATCTCTCCATCCTCGGCGCAGAACCCGCCGCATATGCCCGCTACCTCAGCGCCGTCCGCCAGGACTACGCCCACGTCAGTGACGCCGACTTTGCCGCAGGCAGGGCCTCGGTGGTCAGGCAATTGCTTGCCCTGGATCCGCTCTTCCACAGCGAACGAGCCAAGGGTCTCTGGCTGGATGCCGCGCGCCGCAACCTGGCGGCCGAACTTTCATGA
- a CDS encoding SRPBCC family protein, with product MAPFTVTRNALIPAAPADIFPFVNSFHEWTKWSPWEAVDPKLSRSYSGNESGVGAKYAWSGNNKAGTGTMEIVGSQEPGKIDIRLEFTKPMKAINPTAFTFVPEGDGTRVTWTMTGENKGLGKVFALFMNMDKMVGGDFEKGLASLRTAVTQKNS from the coding sequence ATGGCACCCTTCACAGTCACCCGCAATGCACTGATCCCCGCTGCCCCCGCCGACATTTTCCCCTTCGTCAACAGCTTCCACGAATGGACCAAATGGTCCCCGTGGGAGGCGGTTGACCCCAAGCTGAGCCGCAGCTACTCGGGCAACGAATCCGGCGTCGGAGCAAAGTACGCGTGGAGCGGCAACAACAAGGCGGGCACGGGCACCATGGAAATCGTCGGTTCGCAGGAACCCGGCAAGATCGACATCCGCCTGGAGTTCACCAAACCGATGAAAGCCATCAACCCGACTGCGTTCACGTTTGTGCCGGAGGGCGACGGGACCCGTGTCACTTGGACAATGACCGGCGAAAACAAGGGACTCGGCAAAGTCTTCGCCTTGTTCATGAATATGGACAAAATGGTGGGCGGCGACTTCGAAAAAGGCCTGGCCTCCCTCAGGACGGCAGTCACCCAGAAGAACTCGTAA